DNA sequence from the Prosthecobacter sp. SYSU 5D2 genome:
TCCATGTTAAACGGAATGTCCAGCGCCCCGGCGATGCCCGTCGTTCCACCCGGGGTGGTGACGTCCTTCTGCCGCAGTGTGAAGTCATCCAGCATGTTCAGGAAATCGAACCCGTAGTTGAAATCGCCGCCCAGGTTGAGCTGGCCGATGATAGTGCTGATGTACACCTGCTGGGGCCGCACATCCATTTCCTGAATGAGCTGGTCAATCACAGCAATGTGCTCCGGCGATCCACTGACCACTAGGCTGTTGGACTGCGGATCGGCAATCAGCAGCGTTTTCCCGACGATGAGGGATTCTGGCGCGGAAATGGCATCCGGGTCATCCAGCAGGCTGCGCTGGCTTCGGTCGTTCTGGCCGCCACCGTTGAATCCGAAGCCGCCTTGGAAGTTCTGGCCAAAGCTGTTGTTGTTCTCATTGGCCGAGTCGCGGGCATCCGTCGAAGGCGTGTTGGAACTGGGGCTGGGGCGTCGGCTGCTGCTGCGGCGGCGTCCGCTGCCTGAGGCGGAATCGGCGCCTTCGTTCTGGATGTCCGTGTCCTTGGCCAGTGCGTTGTAGGCCACGGGCAGGAAGTCGCCCACGTCCAGATAGGCCAGCTTACGTTTCAGGAAGGTCACATCTCCGCCCTGCTGGTCCAGTTTTTCCACCAGACCGCGAATATAGGTAATGTCCACCGGCCGGGCGATGACCAGCAGGCTGTTCGTGCGGCGGTGCGGAATCACCTTTACCCTGGCGACACTGGGATTCGTATTGGCCGTATTGGCGATGCCCATGGGATTCGCCACGGGCAGGCGTGTGCCATTGGCGGCCACGGTCGGCGGGGCAGGGGTGGACTGTGTCGCGGCAGATTCGGTCTTTTCCTCCTCTGCGTAGATTTCACTGATGATTTCCGCAATGCTTTCCGCATCGCTGCGCTCCAGCTTGATCATTTCATTGGCGATCTCAGCTGGCGGCACATCAATCACCTGGGCGATCTCGTAAATGCTGCGGATGGTAGTGCTATTTTCCGTGATGATCAGCGCTGCGGCATTCTTCATTGGCATGATGGCACCGTAGCTGTGCAGCTTGATGACCTGCTGGAAGGCCTTGGAAGCTTCCTCTGGAGAGATGTGCTGCAGCGGCATCACAAAGTGGCAAAGCTCCTCATTGTCCGGCAGGTCGCGGATAGAATTATAGACCCGCAGCCCTTCCGGTGTCGGGCTTTTACCGCCGCTGTGGTGGATGAGTTTCACGGTTTTGTCATCCACCGGGATGATGGCGTAGCCGTTCAACAGCAGGGTGGCCTCAATGAAAGCCACCGCCTCCCGGCGAGTAAGTGGCTCAGGCGCGATGATGCGCAGCGGCTCCCCCTGCAGAGCGGAATCGAGGATGATCTTTTTTCCCGTGATCTGGGTATAAAAAGGAATGATCGCCTGGACTGGCGAGCTGGGAAAATTGACCCGGATGGTCGCAGTGTCGTCCAGACTCGGGCTTTGCTGGGCACGGCTGCTGGCCAGGGCCAATGCCCCAAATGCGAGCGCGATCAGCAGCCTTTTCGAAGCATACCGGGGTGAAAGATGGGAGGGTAACGCAGGCATAAGAAAGCCAAAACCACAGAAACTATATTTTCCATAGACATAAAGGCAATGAAATTGTTCGGATTTATTAAAAATCAAAGTCAGAGGGAGCTTCGATACGCCAGACGTCCTGGTCAGCCACTCCGCAGATACCTCCTGGACCTGCTTGCGCCCTGGCGTTATTTGATCAAGCCGTCCATTCCTTCCGCCAGGCTTGAAAAAACCTCACGCATAAAGGGTGCAGTTTCACGCCAG
Encoded proteins:
- a CDS encoding secretin N-terminal domain-containing protein; its protein translation is MPALPSHLSPRYASKRLLIALAFGALALASSRAQQSPSLDDTATIRVNFPSSPVQAIIPFYTQITGKKIILDSALQGEPLRIIAPEPLTRREAVAFIEATLLLNGYAIIPVDDKTVKLIHHSGGKSPTPEGLRVYNSIRDLPDNEELCHFVMPLQHISPEEASKAFQQVIKLHSYGAIMPMKNAAALIITENSTTIRSIYEIAQVIDVPPAEIANEMIKLERSDAESIAEIISEIYAEEEKTESAATQSTPAPPTVAANGTRLPVANPMGIANTANTNPSVARVKVIPHRRTNSLLVIARPVDITYIRGLVEKLDQQGGDVTFLKRKLAYLDVGDFLPVAYNALAKDTDIQNEGADSASGSGRRRSSSRRPSPSSNTPSTDARDSANENNNSFGQNFQGGFGFNGGGQNDRSQRSLLDDPDAISAPESLIVGKTLLIADPQSNSLVVSGSPEHIAVIDQLIQEMDVRPQQVYISTIIGQLNLGGDFNYGFDFLNMLDDFTLRQKDVTTPGGTTGIAGALDIPFNMEKFGTGSMSFYGQLGSLSRYINLLEGNRDFKVLSTPSLYTTNNGKAVISSGQRIAVPVNVLSNAGINNIAATSSSIEYRDVVLKLEVVPLINNDNEVTLRIAQVNDNIVGEQNISGNTVPTIGTQELLTTVTVRDGATVVLGGLITERTGTTERGGIFLRRVPVLKHLFGTTEKTTSRDELLIFIQPKIINSTAQLDSPNHLEAQRSRIMEETIRFGLPVKDIPKAQPYGK